The proteins below are encoded in one region of Halalkalicoccus jeotgali B3:
- a CDS encoding DUF6789 family protein yields MRDSPFGSDRATSERPSSTSVVRSLLRAIQGGAFATVVMTAFRLPILRSLPPSANFWAKYVGDGHPEEYTGMGIFLHFLYGISFGALFGLLYPRLRLPRSATETEGVVWGTVFGLALSVFGERVMMNRLLDIDLDADAETVFHASHAVYGIALGTWVGSRADSTSSYGEYEHGR; encoded by the coding sequence ATGAGGGACTCACCGTTCGGTTCGGACCGGGCCACTAGTGAACGACCGTCCTCGACGTCAGTCGTGCGGTCGTTGCTCCGGGCCATTCAGGGCGGGGCGTTCGCGACGGTCGTGATGACCGCCTTCCGGCTACCGATCCTCCGGTCGCTGCCGCCCTCTGCGAACTTCTGGGCGAAGTACGTCGGTGACGGCCACCCCGAAGAGTACACGGGAATGGGGATCTTCCTCCATTTCCTCTACGGGATCTCCTTCGGCGCGCTCTTCGGCCTGCTGTATCCTCGGTTGCGCCTCCCGCGTTCGGCCACCGAGACCGAGGGCGTCGTCTGGGGGACCGTCTTCGGCCTCGCGCTCTCGGTCTTCGGCGAGCGCGTGATGATGAATCGGCTGCTCGACATCGACCTCGACGCGGACGCCGAGACGGTCTTTCACGCGAGTCACGCCGTCTACGGCATCGCACTCGGGACGTGGGTCGGCTCTCGGGCCGATTCCACGTCGTCTTACGGGGAGTACGAGCACGGTCGGTAG
- a CDS encoding bifunctional methylenetetrahydrofolate dehydrogenase/methenyltetrahydrofolate cyclohydrolase, which translates to MATIIDGNAVASAIRDDLGAAIGTLGDEGVTPGLATVLVGDDPASETYVNMKQRDCEEVGLNGIHVDLPGDASPEELYDAIEDLNADPAVHGYLVQDPVPEQIDYREVIRRIDPAKDVDGFHPENVGRLVAGDARFKPCTPHGIQKLLAAYDVETEGADVTIVGRSDIVGKPMANLLLQKSHDGNATVTVCHSRTEDLAAKTRRADIVIAACGVTELIDGSMIGEGATVIDVGISRVEDDSEKGYELVGDVEFESAKEVAGAITPVPGGVGPMTRAMLLYNTVSAASLQESVPVDLP; encoded by the coding sequence ATGGCGACTATCATCGACGGGAACGCAGTCGCGAGCGCGATTCGGGACGACCTCGGGGCGGCCATCGGGACGCTCGGCGACGAGGGCGTGACGCCCGGACTGGCGACCGTCCTCGTCGGCGACGACCCCGCAAGCGAGACGTATGTAAACATGAAACAGCGCGACTGCGAGGAGGTCGGACTGAACGGGATCCACGTCGACCTCCCGGGCGATGCCTCCCCCGAGGAACTGTACGACGCCATCGAGGACCTCAACGCCGACCCCGCGGTCCACGGCTATCTGGTTCAGGACCCCGTCCCCGAGCAGATCGACTACCGGGAGGTGATCCGCCGGATCGACCCCGCGAAGGACGTCGACGGCTTTCATCCCGAGAACGTAGGCCGGTTGGTCGCCGGTGACGCCCGGTTCAAGCCCTGTACGCCCCATGGGATCCAGAAGCTGCTCGCCGCCTACGACGTCGAGACCGAGGGTGCGGACGTGACGATCGTCGGCCGGTCGGACATCGTCGGCAAGCCGATGGCGAACCTCCTGCTGCAGAAATCCCACGACGGCAACGCCACCGTCACCGTCTGTCACTCCCGAACCGAGGACCTCGCGGCGAAGACCCGGCGTGCCGATATCGTCATCGCGGCCTGTGGCGTGACCGAACTGATCGACGGCTCGATGATCGGGGAGGGCGCGACGGTGATCGACGTCGGGATCAGCCGGGTCGAGGACGACTCCGAGAAGGGCTACGAACTCGTCGGGGACGTCGAGTTCGAGAGCGCGAAGGAAGTCGCGGGCGCGATCACCCCCGTCCCCGGCGGCGTCGGGCCGATGACCCGCGCGATGTTGCTGTACAACACCGTCAGCGCCGCGAGCCTGCAGGAGTCGGTCCCCGTCGACCTACCCTAG
- a CDS encoding DUF7117 family protein has product MEIRGERECTACGTRWSYYETGEVACPDCGSLRSVGHEERKLHTDGPAELDLAPLIEGIDERPLSEVASEVAERCRSYRRKRGFVDGGELRDLDDTYLIASELGTAIGSYERSLSSGALETETDDAEQLYLLALLGGERPPPAEVPDSLVSARALAYAKAVSTYREDLLAFLDAREEASPTVRRALGRLDDHVRRVEALDGSVETRTPERLVEAARDLGSAVRDDDELALARARERLDALG; this is encoded by the coding sequence ATGGAGATCAGAGGTGAGCGCGAATGTACGGCGTGTGGGACGCGCTGGTCGTACTACGAGACCGGCGAGGTCGCCTGTCCCGACTGTGGGAGCCTCCGGAGCGTCGGCCACGAGGAGCGAAAGCTCCACACCGACGGCCCGGCGGAACTCGATCTGGCCCCGCTCATCGAGGGGATCGACGAGCGGCCGCTGAGCGAGGTCGCAAGCGAGGTCGCCGAGCGCTGTCGGAGCTACCGCCGAAAGCGGGGGTTCGTCGACGGCGGCGAGTTGCGCGATCTGGACGACACCTACCTGATCGCGAGCGAACTCGGGACCGCGATCGGGAGCTACGAGCGCTCGCTCTCCTCGGGCGCGCTCGAGACGGAAACCGACGACGCCGAACAGCTATATCTCCTCGCGTTGCTGGGAGGCGAGCGGCCGCCGCCGGCGGAGGTACCCGACTCGCTCGTATCCGCCCGCGCGCTCGCCTACGCGAAGGCAGTCTCGACCTACCGAGAGGACCTCCTCGCTTTTCTCGACGCCCGGGAGGAGGCGTCTCCGACCGTCAGGCGTGCGCTGGGCCGGCTCGACGATCACGTCCGACGGGTCGAGGCCCTCGACGGAAGCGTCGAGACGCGAACGCCAGAACGCCTCGTCGAGGCCGCGCGCGACCTCGGGAGCGCCGTCCGGGACGACGACGAACTCGCACTCGCGCGCGCCAGGGAGCGCCTCGACGCCCTAGGGTAG
- a CDS encoding PadR family transcriptional regulator, with amino-acid sequence MHDLTGFQRDLLYVIVGEEEPHGLAIKEELEGYYEKEIHHGRLYPNLDTLVDKGLVEKGQRDRRTNYYTLTRRGRREIEARREWESRYVDL; translated from the coding sequence ATGCACGACCTGACGGGCTTTCAACGGGATCTACTCTACGTCATCGTGGGAGAGGAGGAACCGCACGGGCTGGCGATCAAGGAGGAACTGGAGGGGTACTACGAGAAGGAGATCCATCACGGCCGACTGTATCCGAATCTCGACACGCTCGTGGACAAGGGCCTCGTCGAGAAGGGGCAACGTGACCGACGGACCAACTACTACACGCTGACGCGACGCGGACGCCGCGAGATCGAGGCGCGACGGGAGTGGGAGTCGCGGTACGTCGATCTCTAA
- a CDS encoding MgtC/SapB family protein codes for MNSVGLIAIEGDLLRIVLAGALGLLLGLEREWSHKSAGIRTFSLIGLLGAVFTVLDRPLLLAIGGLFVAVQGLILAVQGLLREESGLSLTTSVSMLVAYGVGVLVGTGLLLEGVTVAVLSSLLLVLKRELHSFAWGLTREELRSTTEFAVLAFVIYPLLPTGDVPIAAAGFEVAVEPRVVWLMVVTVAGIGIVNYAIVSSYGGRGIAVTGFFGGLASSTAVVGTMLDHVRQHPAAASYAVAAILLADAAMALRNLGIALAFTIDAPLVGALVPLGTVVVGSFLIAAVTADWNEAVEMELESPFSLRNALGFGAIFLLIVVSGGFAEAYLGTAGFYATAVLSGLVSSAGTTTSAVVLYRTGSLEHDVAVIAILLATASSLVVKALLVATSSDRAFARRVGLWTAVLLAMAGIATAAVLF; via the coding sequence GTGAACAGCGTCGGCCTTATCGCAATCGAAGGGGACCTCCTCCGGATCGTTCTGGCCGGCGCGCTCGGACTCCTGTTGGGGCTCGAACGCGAGTGGTCACACAAATCCGCCGGGATCCGCACCTTCTCGCTGATCGGCCTGCTCGGGGCCGTCTTCACCGTCCTCGACCGGCCGCTGTTGCTCGCGATCGGGGGACTGTTCGTCGCCGTACAGGGGCTCATCCTTGCGGTGCAGGGACTCCTGCGCGAGGAATCGGGTCTCTCGCTGACGACCAGCGTTTCGATGCTCGTCGCCTACGGCGTCGGCGTCCTCGTGGGTACGGGCCTGCTGCTCGAAGGCGTCACCGTCGCGGTGCTGTCCTCGCTGTTGCTCGTGTTGAAGCGCGAGCTCCACAGTTTCGCGTGGGGGCTCACCCGCGAGGAACTCCGATCGACGACCGAGTTCGCCGTGCTGGCGTTCGTCATCTATCCGCTCCTCCCAACGGGGGACGTCCCAATCGCCGCGGCGGGCTTCGAGGTCGCCGTCGAGCCCCGCGTCGTCTGGCTGATGGTCGTCACGGTCGCGGGGATCGGCATCGTGAACTACGCCATCGTCAGTTCGTACGGGGGCCGGGGGATCGCCGTTACGGGGTTTTTCGGTGGGCTCGCCTCCTCGACGGCAGTCGTCGGGACGATGCTCGATCACGTCCGTCAGCACCCGGCGGCCGCCTCGTATGCGGTGGCGGCGATCCTGCTCGCGGACGCCGCGATGGCCCTGCGCAACCTCGGTATCGCGCTCGCGTTTACCATCGACGCGCCGCTGGTCGGGGCGCTGGTTCCGCTGGGGACGGTGGTCGTCGGATCGTTCCTCATCGCCGCGGTCACCGCCGACTGGAACGAGGCCGTCGAGATGGAGTTGGAGAGCCCCTTCTCGCTTCGCAACGCGCTCGGTTTCGGCGCGATCTTCCTGTTGATCGTCGTCTCGGGCGGGTTCGCGGAGGCGTATCTGGGGACCGCCGGTTTCTACGCGACGGCGGTCCTCTCGGGGCTGGTCTCCAGTGCCGGGACGACGACCTCGGCGGTCGTCCTCTATCGCACGGGCTCGCTGGAGCACGACGTGGCCGTGATCGCCATCCTGCTTGCGACCGCCTCTAGCCTCGTCGTCAAGGCGCTGCTGGTCGCGACGAGCTCCGACCGGGCCTTTGCACGCCGGGTCGGCCTCTGGACCGCCGTCCTGCTCGCTATGGCCGGGATCGCGACGGCAGCCGTGCTGTTTTGA
- a CDS encoding class-III pyridoxal-phosphate-dependent aminotransferase, translating to MDRETAEPRVETMPGERAREWAAHHRRTAARSTYVYDFVWDITAEAVGPFCTDVDGNVLLDFTSHVAAAPLGYNNPLITERFDEFDLPDPTKIAGQDFYVGSPGTPEDPDLPGPTQLLDRLIEITSEYGMDRAFLSNSGAEAVENAIKSCYDATDGTRGITFEGGFHGRTLGALSLNRSKSVQRAGYPELAGITDVPYCTERSCTPESCGCGFFREDGSALATKLDRETGHLPPEDLAYLVLEPVQGEGGYRIPSEAFMREVADVCTDHDVLLIADEIQTGLGRTGEMWGSDHYPIEPDVITCAKGLRVGATISRSDVFPEEGARISSTWGAGDLLASMQGALTVDAIREEGLLENARLRGEQAKELLRDAAPEGVVDVRGLGLLLAVEFDSKERREAVIEAALKRGLLTLGCGHRTLRLLPPLDVTEREIGIGIDLLCEAIAAVDG from the coding sequence ATGGACCGAGAGACGGCCGAACCACGCGTCGAGACGATGCCCGGCGAACGCGCCCGCGAGTGGGCCGCCCACCACCGCCGGACGGCCGCCAGAAGCACCTACGTCTACGATTTCGTCTGGGACATCACCGCCGAGGCCGTGGGCCCGTTCTGTACCGACGTCGACGGCAACGTCCTGCTCGATTTCACCAGTCACGTCGCCGCCGCGCCGCTCGGCTACAACAACCCGCTGATCACCGAGCGCTTCGACGAGTTCGACCTCCCCGACCCGACGAAGATCGCCGGTCAGGACTTCTACGTCGGATCGCCAGGAACGCCCGAGGATCCCGACCTCCCGGGGCCGACACAGCTCCTGGATCGGCTGATCGAGATCACGAGCGAGTACGGAATGGACCGGGCCTTCCTCTCGAACTCGGGGGCCGAGGCCGTCGAGAACGCGATCAAGAGCTGTTATGATGCCACCGACGGGACCCGCGGGATCACCTTCGAAGGGGGTTTTCACGGCCGGACGCTGGGGGCGCTCAGCCTCAACCGATCGAAGTCCGTCCAACGGGCGGGCTACCCGGAACTGGCGGGGATCACGGACGTGCCCTACTGTACGGAGCGGAGCTGTACGCCCGAGAGCTGTGGCTGTGGCTTCTTCCGTGAGGACGGCTCGGCCCTCGCCACGAAACTCGACCGCGAGACGGGCCACCTCCCGCCCGAGGACCTCGCATACCTCGTGCTCGAACCTGTTCAGGGGGAGGGGGGCTACCGGATCCCCAGCGAGGCGTTCATGCGCGAGGTCGCCGACGTGTGTACCGACCACGACGTCCTGTTGATCGCCGACGAGATCCAGACCGGACTCGGGCGCACCGGCGAGATGTGGGGGTCGGATCACTACCCCATCGAACCGGACGTGATCACGTGTGCGAAGGGCTTGCGGGTGGGTGCGACGATCTCGCGTTCGGACGTCTTCCCCGAGGAGGGTGCGCGGATCTCCTCGACGTGGGGGGCCGGGGACCTCCTCGCCTCGATGCAGGGGGCTCTGACCGTCGATGCGATCCGCGAGGAGGGCCTGCTCGAAAACGCCCGACTACGTGGCGAGCAGGCGAAGGAGCTGCTCCGGGACGCTGCCCCCGAGGGCGTCGTGGACGTACGCGGGCTGGGCCTGTTGCTCGCCGTCGAGTTCGACTCCAAAGAGCGACGAGAGGCCGTCATAGAGGCAGCGCTGAAGCGCGGGCTGCTCACGCTGGGGTGTGGTCACAGGACGCTCAGACTGCTGCCGCCGCTCGACGTCACCGAACGCGAGATCGGGATCGGGATCGACCTGCTGTGTGAGGCGATCGCGGCCGTCGACGGATAG